From a region of the uncultured Methanobrevibacter sp. genome:
- a CDS encoding DUF371 domain-containing protein: protein MIFKILAKGHENVTSRHKSTFEITKDQYLTPSGDCIVGVDMDKTMLDFPQDLKDQIADSNTKIIVELKTENGYDEIVGYGHEDLSLTHPTDIVIRKSDFTCPRTLMVNSDKAARDLDTKLIEDLKNEKIMEVTIKTCEK from the coding sequence ATGATTTTTAAAATTCTAGCTAAGGGTCATGAGAATGTTACTTCAAGACATAAGTCTACATTTGAGATAACAAAAGATCAGTATTTGACTCCTAGCGGGGACTGCATTGTTGGAGTGGATATGGATAAGACCATGCTGGACTTTCCACAGGATTTAAAGGATCAGATTGCTGATTCCAACACAAAAATAATCGTTGAACTTAAAACTGAAAACGGATATGATGAAATTGTAGGCTATGGTCATGAGGACTTGAGTCTGACACATCCCACAGATATTGTTATTAGAAAAAGCGATTTTACATGTCCAAGGACTCTGATGGTAAATTCCGATAAGGCTGCACGTGACCTTGACACTAAACTTATTGAAGATTTAAAAAATGAAAAAATCATGGAAGTTACTATAAAAACATGTGAAAAATAG